AGGACCTAACCTGGTTGCGCAGATCGAGACTGCTCACAGGCAGTTCACCCAGGCCAATTTCCAGGGTAATGCTTATGCGGAGATCAAACTGCCGTTCTACCTTACTTTCAAAACAACACTGGGTTATACCTATTATAATGAGGAGCTGAACTATTACCAGGAGGCTTACAATGCCGGTCCGGTTTCAGTGAATGCCACCAGTCTGGCGAAGAACAATGCCAGCACCAGGAGCATCTTCACCAACTATGTACTGAGCTTTGATCATGCATTTGGCGAACACTCCATCAATGCGCTTGCCGGTTACGAACAGATCAGCGGCATCACCAACGGTGCACAGATCGGTGCCACTTCAGTAGGAGGTACTTCTTATGCTTTCCTGCTGACTTCCGATTCACGCATCAACCTGGCCAATGGCGGTTATGATGATAATGCGCTGATCAAATCCATGTTCGGCCGCGTGAGCTACGACTTCGCCAAAAAATACTTCGCAACCTTCTCTATCCGCCGCGATGGTAATTTCCAGAAGTTCGGTCCCAATAATCGTTACGGTGTGTTCCCCGCAGGTTCTGTGGGCTGGCGTATCAGCGATGAGCCTTTCATGAAGCAATTACTGCCGCAGGCCAATCTGCTGAAATTGCGTGGTAGCTATGGCGTACTCGGTAACAGCAATATTCCATCTTATGTGTTCCTCTCCACATTCGACCTGGTGAGCGCACAGAATTTTGCGCCCGGTGTTGTGCCCGTGCTCAATTACACACAACAGAATATCCCTAACCCGAATATCAAGTGGGAAAGCATGTATGAGGCCAATATCGGTCTGGATGCAGAATTCATGAATGGCAAACTGTATGCAAGTGTTGACTGGTACGATAAAACGACCAAAGACATGCTGTACAACCTGCCCATTCCTACAAGCGCCGGTATGCCCGTGAGCATCTTCATCACCAATATCGGGTCTGTGCGCAACAGGGGTATTGAATTCTCAGCCGGATATCGCAGCAATATTGGAGAGTTCTCTTACAATGTTGGCGTAACAGGCGCTTTCAACAAGAACAAAGTACTGAATCTCGATAATATCAATAACAACGCCATCCTTGCCGGCGATAACAACTATGGTTCTCCGAGCTTCGGAATCTGGACTGGTCAGCAACTCGCTTCAACCAAAGCCGGTGCCCCATTCGGACAATTCTGGGGATACAAAGTGATTGGCATGTATCAATCTGATGATGAATGGAAGAACCATCCGCAGCAGGAAGGAAAGCAGGCGAAAAAAGGCGATCTCATTTTTGCTGATATCGACGATAATAAAAAGATAGATGAAAAAGACAGGACCGTTATCGGCAGCCCATACCCTGATTTCGTATATGGTATCACGTTAAACCTCGCTTACAAAGGATTCGATATTCAGGCGCTGTTCAGTGGTGTGGCTGGGGTAGACATCTTCAACGGTGTAGCTCCGTACGCGATGAGCCCGTTTGCAGACGGTAACACTACCAACAAAGTGTTCGGCGCTTCCATGCTGGACGGGGATTACCTGACCTCACAGCCACGTATAGGTGAAAAAACGCAAACTGGTTTCATTCAGGATCCCAACCATAACTATACATGGGCCAATAGCTATTTCGTGGAGAACGGCAGCTATCTCAAGCTGAAACAATTACAGATCGGCTACAACCTGCCTGCCAATATCCTGCAGAAGGTGAAAATGAAAAATGCCCGTTTGTATGTGATGGGATACAACCTGTTCTGTCTTACCAAATACAATGGTATCGATCCTGAACTTGGTGGTGCTGTAACTACAAGGGGAATCGATGTTCCTTACAGGTATCCGAATTCAAGGATCTATTCACTGGGACTCGACATCACCTTCTAACCAATTAAAATGATTGCCATGTTTAAGAAATTATTGATCATAGCAGCCTGCTCACTTTCTCTGGCAGCCTGCAAGAAAGACCCCGATAATGTGAGCCTGCGCGGCGCCTACAGCAGCGGTGAGTTCCCGAAAAATATCAACGACCTTCTGGGTGTGCTCGGCGCCGGTTATGCGCAATGGAGGGCCGAACACCTGGCCGGCTTCAATCTCATGACCAAGGTACAGGCCTGTAGTGAACATGCCGCCGACCTGGCTTATGGCGGAGACCTCAGCTGGACCGAGCTCGCAGCCAATGAGCTCAGCGTTTCCAACACTTATGCCAATGGCCTCTGGGCGCAATTGTATGTGGGTGTGAAAACGATGAATGCCTTCCTGGACCGTGCCGATTTCTATGAGCAGAAATATATGGTGGCTTCCGAACAGCAGATGGTGAACTATATGCGTGGCGAAGCTTATTTCCTCCGCGCATGGTATTACTTCAACCTGGAATGTTTCTTCGGTGAAGCCTATGTTGGCGCCAACGGAGCCAATGATGATAAACTGGGTGTGCCTATCTATACAAGCATTCCAACCAATGTTGCCGAAACACAGCAACCGCGCAAGAAGGCCCGCGAAGTTTGGAACTTCATCATCGAAGACCTGAAGAAATCTGCTGAGCTGCTCAAGGGTGCACAATGGACAGGCACTATGCGCGGCCGCGCTACTGAATGGAGCGCCAAGGCCCTGCTGGGAAAAGCGTATGTATTCACACAGGACTGGCCCAATGCAAAAACCACCTTGCTGGATGTGATCCAGAACAGTGGAAAATCGTTGATGCCTTTCAGTAAGTACAAGGAAGCGTTCAACGACAAACCGGAGAATGAGTTCAATGAAGAATCGCTCTTCGAGATCAATATAGACAGAACGCCTGCCAACTATGGGATCTTCGCAGACTTTCCGCCCAACAAGAACCTGACTTCCAGCCAGGGCCTGCTCTGGAGCCCCAGTTGTCTGGGGGATGATGGCATCGAAGGCGGACCGAACAATAACCTCGGTTATTGCAACCAGTTTGTGCACGACAAAAATCTGCGCCGCTTTGGTTTTGATCTGCCGATCTATAACCTTGTGGAGAACCCGGCCTACGTACCACCCACCAATACGCTGACCAATCAGAAATATATCCTGGATCCTGCGTATCGCGCGGCTTCCGAAGCCATGCGCACCAATAAAACAGTGGACCCACGTTTATATGTATGCGCATTACAACCCTGGGTAGATAATGTTAAGAACAATGACATCGTAAAACCTGTTGGTAAATGCGTGGGCATTGGCGGAGGTATCCAGCAATATTTCCATGGATGGAGCTTCAAGAAGTTCACTACTATGGATAATAATCTCTGGGCAAAATCGAATGCAGCTGATGGTGCCAATTATTACCTGCTCCGCCTGGCTGATATTTTTCTGCTCTATGCAGAAGCCTGCATCAATTCAGGTGAGGCTGAAACCGGCAGGGAATATATCAACAAAGTTCACAGAAGGGCGTATGGCGTAGCCAACTACAATGCACCATCTCCTTATGACTATGCAACATTGACTTCCGCCACCATGGCCAATGATCCCAACCTGGCCAATAACCCGCTGCGCTATGAGCGTTATGCCGAGTTGTTTGCAGAAGGTCACTGGTGGTTTGATGTATGCCGCTGGCGCATCGGAAAAGCAGAAGCCACTTACTATGGCATCTACCTTCCGGCAGGTGCACCGATCCCATGGAGTGACGACAGGTCTTATGCCTTCCCCATTCCGAGTGATGAGATCAATACCAATACCAATATCGGAAATCAGAATGGCGGTTACTAACCGCTTTGATATAGGGTCATCTGCAATGCGAAAGGCCGCTGTTATTTCAGCAGCGGCCTTCGTTTTACTGCATCAGACCAGTACTGTTCTCTCTTTTTTATTTTTTCAGTTTAAAGAAAGGCTTATGAAGCAACAGCTAGTTGTGTGGGGGATCTTACTATTATCAACAATATCGGTTAAGGCACAACAGCAACAGCTGAACCTGGCAATGGGGAAACTGTCGCTGCAATTCCGCTTGAATGATGATGGCGCTCCTGAGTATGCAGTCAACTACAATCAGCAGCCAGTGGTGAAACCATCTGCCATGGGATTTATTTTGAAAGAAGCCGACAGCATTTTCTACAAGGATTTTGTAGTACGAGGAGTAGACTCCCTGCTGAAGGACGAGGCCTGGCAGCCGGTTTGGGGTGAAGTGAGATCCATCCGGAATCATTACAGGCAAGTGACCGTTCACCTGCAACAGAAGAATTATCCCTTCAGGTTATTGGATATCGAGTTCCGTGTATTTGAAGATGGTGTGGGATTCCGTTATCGTTTTCCACAGCAATCACAATTGAAATACTTCATCGTAACGAAGGAGCTGACAGCCTTCCGGCTCACCGGCGATCACAAAGCTTTCTGGATCCCCGGCGACTATGATTCCAACGAATATCTCTACAACACTACACGCATCAGTGAAATAGACAATCGCAAGGCAGTAGCAGCAGCCACTGATATTGCTGTGCGTACAGCGCCCGATCCCTTTGCCGTGCAAACTCCCCTGATGCTGAAAACAGCCGAAGGTTTGTACATCAACATTCATGAAGCGGCATTGCTGAATTATTCATCCATGCAACTGCATGCAGACAGAACTTCTTTTGCCCTCTCGGCCAGCCTGGTGCCTGATGCGGTAGGCAATATGGCCTACCTGCATGCACCGGCAAGCACGCCCTGGAGAACGATACTGGTAAGTGATAAAGCTGCCGATATCCTCAATTCCAAAATGGTGCTCAACCTGAACGAACCCAATGTGCTCCCCACTACTGACTGGATCAAACCCATGAAGTTTGCCGGCGTATGGTGGGAAATGCAGGTGGGTAAAAGCACCTGGAGCATTTCCGATCGTGCAGATACCACAAGCGGTGATGGCGATCTGATCCCCAATGGAAGACATGGAGCAAATACGGTTAATGTTAAACGTTATATCGACTTCGCTTCCAAAAACGGGATCCGCGGTGTGCTGGTGGAAGGATGGAATACAGGATGGGAAGACTGGTTCGGTAACTGGAAAGAAGAAGTGTTCGACTTCGTTACGCCATATCCTGATTTCGATCTGAAAGAACTGAACCGCTATGCTGCATCAAAGGGCGTGGAGCTGATCATGCACCATGAGACCAGCGGCTCCGCTACCAACTACGACCGCCGGATGGACAGCGCCTTCCGATTCATGAAAGCCCACGGATACCAGTCAGTAAAAACAGGTTATGTAGGCCGCATCATTCCCCGCGGCGAAGCGCACGACGGACAATGGATGGTGAACCATTTTGAAAGGATGGCGCGCAAAGCCGCCAGCTACCAGATCAGTTTCGATGCGCATGAGGCGATGCGCCCAACAGGATTACACCGCACTTTTCCCAACTGGATGGCCAGCGAAGCAGGAAGAGGCAATGAATACAATGCATTCAGCACCGGCAGTCCTCCCGAGCATGAGACCATCCTGCCATTCACTAGACTGATCGGAGGACCGATGGATTACACACCGGGCATCTTTAAAATGAAAGGTTATTGCGGCTATGCGCCGGACAGGCAAATGCATACCACACTGGTAAAGCAGCTGGCCCTCTACGTTACCATCTACAGTCCGCTGCAAATGGTAGCCGACTTCCCAGAACATTATGAAGCGCATGATGATGCATTTCAGTTCATCCGTGATGTGCCGGTTGACTGGGATGATACCAGGGTGATTGCCGCAGAGCCGGGAGATTATGTAGCTTATGCAAGAAAAGAAAAAGGAAAAGAGAACTGGTTCATCGGAGCCGTCACTGATGAAGAAAAAAGAAAAATGAATGCGCCGTTGAATTTTCTCGAAAAAGGAAAACAGTACCTGGCCACTGTATATGCCGATGCGCCGGATGCAGATTGGAAAACCAATCCGGAATCCTATGTGATCAAACAATATGTTGTGGACCAGAATACGGTGCTGAAACTGGATCTAGCTCCGGGTGGCGGCGCAGCCGTCAGCATCAAGCCTTTGACAGCGCCGGCGCCCAAAACGGTTTCTAAATACAAATAGATCTTTTCAAAAGAGGAATAGGAAGATCATTCGCAGAGTTGGATGGTATCTGTGCCGTAAGTGCTGAATTGGATCTTCTTTACCTTATTGTCCGCTCCATAATACAGCACGAGGCAGCCGTAACCGGTCTGGTAAGCGTCCCAAGTAGCATCCTTGATCTTAGGCGTACCCAGCACTTTATTCAGGCTGCCTCTTTTTGTGCCCAGCATCGTGATGCTCATCTTGCCCTTGAAGGCCGGGCCGATCTCCACGTAATTCCTGCCTGTAAAAAATGTAATGTCTTTGTCTTTGTACACGATCATGCCTCCGCATTTCGAACTTGAATTTTCATCAGTCTTACTGGTATAGCAGGGAAATTTTCCCGTGATCTCATTGGAGGTGCGGTCTGGTTTCAGTCCGCTTACCTTGCCATTGAGAATATCCACTTCGAAAGCCGGACAGCTGACTTTGGAGGATTTTAATTGTGCGAAAGCGGTTGTTGTAAGGGCGAAAGAGATAAAAAATAATACGAATGCGTAGCATCTCATAGGTGAACTTTTCCTTTCTAATACAAATTCCTTGCTAAATTTTATTTCGATGTGCTGCACTCTGTGATCAATTTGACCGGTGGTAACACTGAGTTGGTGAATTCCATTATCTTTAAACCTTTTCTATCCAATAAAATCAAGGAGTTATGAATTTAGTGACCAGATTATTTGCAGGAGCCTGCCTGTCGGCCATCAGCCTGGGCGCTGTTGCACAAACAAACTCGGTCTATGATCAGCACGAAACCTTTGCGCCATTGTTCTATCCGGCCTTTGGCGATGAAGTGCGTGCGGCCGATGGTACCCCCGGACCCCGTTACTGGCAGAACAGGGCTGATTACAAGATCGAAGCTACGCTGGACGACCAGGCACATGGCGTTTCAGGTAATGTAGTGATCACCTACACCAATAACAGCCCGCAGAACCTCAGCTTCGTGTGGCTGCAGCTCGATCAGAACATTTACAGCCAGGAATCCCGCGGTGTTGCAGCAACTGCCACTACAGGCGGACGCTGGGCCAACCGTAAGGCTTTCGATGGCGGCTACAATATCGCTTCCGTAACCCTGATCCAGGATGGTAAAGAAACTCCTGCTTCCTACACTGTAACCGATACAAGGATGCAGATCAGGCTGCCCAAAGAACTGAAAGCTAAAGGCGGCGCTGTACAGTTCAGGATCCATTATGCTTTTCCTGTTCCTGAATATGGTACAGACCGTATGGGAAGACAGGAATCCAAAAATGGCTGGATCTATGAAATAGCACAATGGTTCCCACGTTTATGCGTATACGATAATGTGAATGGATGGAACACGCTCCCTTATCTCGGTCAGGGCGAGTTCTACCTGGAATATGGCGATATCAACTACAGCATCACGGCGCCTGCGGGTCATGTGGTAGTAGGTTCCGGAGAATTGCTCAATCCCAAAGAAGTGCTTACTGCCGAACAACAGAAGCGCTGGAATGATGCATCCAACAGCGACAAAACTGTAATGCTGCGTACTGCTGCTGAAGCTGGTTCTGCTAAATCCGCTACCGGCAAACCTCTTACCTGGAAATTCAAATGCACCAATACACGGGACGTTGCCTGGGCTGCTTCCAAAGCATTCATCTGGGATGCAGCGAAGATCAACCTCCCAGGTGGAAAGAAATCACTCGCCATGAGTGTGTACCCTGTTGAAAGCGATGGCAACAACGCCTGGGGCCGCTCTACAGAATATGTAAAAGGATGTATCGAATTCTATTCCAAATACCTCTATCCCTACACTTACCCAATGGCGGTGAATGTGGCCGGTATTGTAGGTGGAATGGAATATCCCGGTATCGTATTCTGCTCTTCACGCGCAACACGCAATGGCCTCTGGGGTGTAACCAATCACGAGTTCGGTCATAACTGGTTCCCCATGATCGTGGGCAGCGACGAACGCCGCTTCCCCTGGATGGACGAAGGTTTCAACACATTCATCAACGGCCTCGCTGATGCTGATTTCAATAACGGAGAATACAATGGCAACCGAGCCATCAATCCCGAAATGGCCGCCAGCTCTTTCTTTGGCGACAGGGCTGAAGCCATCCTCACTGTTCCTGACGTAACACAACAATACAATCTCGGAACTGTGGCCTACTACAAGCCCGGTTTCGGATTGAAACTGCTGCGCGAGAACATTCTCGGAAAAGAAAGATTCGATTCCGCTTTCCGCTACTATGTTCACCAGTGGGCTTTCAAACATCCTACTCCCTGGGATTTCTTCCATTGCATCGAGAATGCTGCCGGTGAAAATCTGGAATGGTTCTGGCGCGGATGGTTCATGAACAAATGGAAGATCGATCTGGCTGTAACAGATGTTGCCGCTATTCAAAACGATCCTTCCAAAGGAAGCTCCATCACCATCGCAACACTGGAGAAACTGCCGATGCCTGTTACTATCGAGGTCAAAGAAGCAAATGGAAAAACAGGACGCATTACGCTCCCTGTTGAAGTTTGGCAACATGGCGCAGTTTGGAAATTCAACTACGCCAGCACAGATAAAGTGGTGTCCGTAGTGGTGGATCCGGACAAAACCATTCCTGATGTGAATCTCAAGAACAATACCTGGACAGCTCCATAAGCTGATCCCATAAGAAATTGCTACAGCCCGCATCGATCGATGCGGGCTTTTTTTGTCCTGAAAAATTGCAGCACTTCAGCCACTCTTTTCCGCAGTTGGCGGTGAGCTATATACCCTGCATCCCTAAACGCTAGAAGGTCCTGCGACGGAAAAGTATTTTTGATTGTCATTGATGGCAACCATTCAATCCTTAGTATGAAAAAGTTTTTTGTAGTAGTTAGTTTGTTGGGAATATTGAGTTGCAGTAAGTCAGGGGACGATGCCGACCCTGGCGGGAATCCCAATCCCAACCCTGATCCTGGCGGTGGCAACAATTCGGAATTGACCATCACCACCATCACACCGAACAGTGCGGAAAGAGTTCCTGTTACCATTAATGGCACAGGTTTCCATACCACCGCCAATCAAAACCTGGTACATATCAGCGGCCTGCCAGCCACCGTAACGAAAGCTACGGCCACATCACTGGAAATTACATTGCCCGATAATCTCGCGGCAGGTGATCATGATGTAATGATCACAACCAAAGGAAAACAAGTGACTAAGGTAAAAGGCTTCCACCTCATCGGCTGGATCGTGAGCAATTTTGTTGGTTCCGGCGCTTCAGGCAATGCAGATGGTGCTGGTAATGTTGCGAGTTTCCAGCAAATGGTAGGACTGACAACTGATGCCGCAGGCAATTTTTATTTATCCGATCTCAACAGGATCAGGAAGATCACGCCACAGGGTGTGGTGAGCACTTTTGCCGGAAGCGTATCAGGTCATGCCGATGGTACGGGAGCCAATGCGAGGTTCAGTCTGCCCGCCAGCATCGCCATCGACAATGCGGGTAATCTCTATGTGGCGGACCGTTTCAATCATATGATCAGGAAGATCACACCCGCACAGGAAGTTACTACCATCGCAGGCACAGGCGAACTCGGAAATGTGAATGGTGCAGGGAATATTGCAAAGTTCAGTATGCCTTATGGTATTGCTGTAAACCCTGCCGGCACTCATTTGTTCGTAGGCGATGAAGGGAACGATGCTATCCGGAAGATCGATCTTGCCACCAATATAGTGACAACTGTTGCAGGTAATGGAACCAGTACGAGAAAAGATGATGTAGGGATACTGGCCGGCATTCCTTCTCCCGGTAACCTGGCATTTGATGCAGACGGAAATCTTATCATCACAGAAAAGGGAGCAGGTATGATCAGAAAGATGGCGCCCGATGGAAGAGTAACCACTCTCGGAGGTTTCGATCCACGGCAGGATGTGAACATACAACCTACGCATCTTTCTTTCGACAGTGAGAAAAATATCTATGTCGTATTCAGTGGCGGAAGAGAGATAAAAAAATATACACCGGCCGGAGCATCCAGCTTCTTTGCCGGAGCCTGGATGGGGCCTGACCTGGAAGATGGCGCTGCCAGCGTTATCCAGTTCAAGCGGCCTGAAGGCATTGTGGTGAAGGAAGATGGACAGGGAAACAAAACGATCTACGTGGTAGATCAATTGAGAAAGAAGATCAAAAAGATCACGAAACAATAATCCGACGGCAAATGTGGTTGTAACAGAGAGGGCCTGCATATGCAGGCCCTTTATTATAGTGTGAAGGACCCCGTTAGAATATAAATGATAAACCACCACTCGCTACCACGAGTTTGGCATCAGCCGAACCAAATGGATTGTCGATCCCCTTGGCATACCTGAAATCGATACCCAGCCCGTTCTTCATGCGATAACCAAATCCAAAGGCGACGGTTGTGCCTATTTTTGTCAATTGATCTTTTGTATCCATTTCTTCTTTTGTTTCCACATTGGTGGCTTTATTTGTGATCATGAAGCCAGGCTGCAGGCCCGCTTCCACATGAAGGCCACTGATATGCTGGTATTGGAAAAGCAATGGCAGCCGCACATAGTTCAACTCCATTTTCGTTCCTGCTACTTTGGCGCCTTCTCCTGAGTAGATCAGCTCAGATTGAATATTGAAATTTTTAGAAACAGGGAACACCGCAATACCGCCTGCATAAAATGATTGTACTCCTGATACCTCCAGACCTTCGTGTTTCCAGTTGAAGCTGGAACTGTTTACGCCAGCCTTAACGCCGAAGCGTACACGAGTTTTTGTTGGTGTGGTTGTTTCCTGTGCAGTCACTGAATACGCAGCAGATGCCAAAAGAATTAAGGCAAATATTTTTTTCATGATAAATGTTTTAATATGGTTTTACTTTTTTCCTTCGAGTGAGAAAGACAATCCGATACTGAGCGTGGTGAGTTTTCCATCCAGTTCCTTGCCAACATTGGAAAGACTGGATGCATAGCGGACATTGGCGCCGATACCGGATGGATGACGATAACCAGCACCCATGATCAATCCTGTATTGAATGTTTCCATATCCGGGATGTCCATTTTCTGATCGATCACAAAAGCATCTGCTGTTGCTTTGATCATCACACCCACCTGTGCGCCAAACTCTGCGTACACACCGGTGTGATGGCGTAATTGAAATGTGAGCGGCATTCTCGCAAAATCATACATATACTTCACGCCAGGTGCTCTGAATCCTTCTTTTGAATAAATGAGTTCTGGTTGAAATGCAAACACTTTGCTGAAGGGCAGGGTCGCTTGCACCCCTGCATACCAGGAGTTGAGATTATGCGTGGCGCCTGCTTCTTTTCCGGTGAGGCCCGATACATTCAGACCTGCTTTCAATCCGTATTGAACATTGGTTGATTGTGCATTTGACAAAAACGCAAGGGCAAGAATCAAAGCCATAAGGGTTGTTTGTTTCATCGGTAATTTTTTTAGTTGATGGAACAAATTTGAAGCGATACAGACAGTCCAGGAAGGCTCACTTAATGGATGAGATGTTCTGTTTAACGGTTAAACCAGATTAATGATTTGGTAATATGT
This portion of the Pseudobacter ginsenosidimutans genome encodes:
- a CDS encoding glycoside hydrolase family 97 protein produces the protein MKQQLVVWGILLLSTISVKAQQQQLNLAMGKLSLQFRLNDDGAPEYAVNYNQQPVVKPSAMGFILKEADSIFYKDFVVRGVDSLLKDEAWQPVWGEVRSIRNHYRQVTVHLQQKNYPFRLLDIEFRVFEDGVGFRYRFPQQSQLKYFIVTKELTAFRLTGDHKAFWIPGDYDSNEYLYNTTRISEIDNRKAVAAATDIAVRTAPDPFAVQTPLMLKTAEGLYINIHEAALLNYSSMQLHADRTSFALSASLVPDAVGNMAYLHAPASTPWRTILVSDKAADILNSKMVLNLNEPNVLPTTDWIKPMKFAGVWWEMQVGKSTWSISDRADTTSGDGDLIPNGRHGANTVNVKRYIDFASKNGIRGVLVEGWNTGWEDWFGNWKEEVFDFVTPYPDFDLKELNRYAASKGVELIMHHETSGSATNYDRRMDSAFRFMKAHGYQSVKTGYVGRIIPRGEAHDGQWMVNHFERMARKAASYQISFDAHEAMRPTGLHRTFPNWMASEAGRGNEYNAFSTGSPPEHETILPFTRLIGGPMDYTPGIFKMKGYCGYAPDRQMHTTLVKQLALYVTIYSPLQMVADFPEHYEAHDDAFQFIRDVPVDWDDTRVIAAEPGDYVAYARKEKGKENWFIGAVTDEEKRKMNAPLNFLEKGKQYLATVYADAPDADWKTNPESYVIKQYVVDQNTVLKLDLAPGGGAAVSIKPLTAPAPKTVSKYK
- a CDS encoding porin family protein produces the protein MALILALAFLSNAQSTNVQYGLKAGLNVSGLTGKEAGATHNLNSWYAGVQATLPFSKVFAFQPELIYSKEGFRAPGVKYMYDFARMPLTFQLRHHTGVYAEFGAQVGVMIKATADAFVIDQKMDIPDMETFNTGLIMGAGYRHPSGIGANVRYASSLSNVGKELDGKLTTLSIGLSFSLEGKK
- a CDS encoding SusC/RagA family TonB-linked outer membrane protein; translated protein: MIKSRLLPEAFICFLMAMLFAGTALAQTRTVTGKVTDNKSSPVVGATVQVKGGAGVSTNEAGEFRINLSSAADSLIFSHVEFETRAVAVRNRSTFNISLQPKDMGLDAVVVVGYGTQKRRDVTGAIGSVKGDAIRNMPVTDVAAALQGRVAGVEVVKSSGEPGAPTQITIRGVASLSQPQPLYIVDGVRQDGNNINMADVASFDVLKDASAASIYGAAAAGGVIIVTTKKGTGAKPTVNFNARYGVTTPRMMELLRRDEFIRFRKLINDPVYGPQSQTDTLPDTDWAGALFDNGTEENYNLSISGSSPNTNYFVSGIYNNQKGVFRKNSSGMYGFRLNTDIRVTDNIKIGEQLYVWQRNTTPPTGVSINPPFRTIPTMGIYGNSPENPWAKSPPGFAGPNLVAQIETAHRQFTQANFQGNAYAEIKLPFYLTFKTTLGYTYYNEELNYYQEAYNAGPVSVNATSLAKNNASTRSIFTNYVLSFDHAFGEHSINALAGYEQISGITNGAQIGATSVGGTSYAFLLTSDSRINLANGGYDDNALIKSMFGRVSYDFAKKYFATFSIRRDGNFQKFGPNNRYGVFPAGSVGWRISDEPFMKQLLPQANLLKLRGSYGVLGNSNIPSYVFLSTFDLVSAQNFAPGVVPVLNYTQQNIPNPNIKWESMYEANIGLDAEFMNGKLYASVDWYDKTTKDMLYNLPIPTSAGMPVSIFITNIGSVRNRGIEFSAGYRSNIGEFSYNVGVTGAFNKNKVLNLDNINNNAILAGDNNYGSPSFGIWTGQQLASTKAGAPFGQFWGYKVIGMYQSDDEWKNHPQQEGKQAKKGDLIFADIDDNKKIDEKDRTVIGSPYPDFVYGITLNLAYKGFDIQALFSGVAGVDIFNGVAPYAMSPFADGNTTNKVFGASMLDGDYLTSQPRIGEKTQTGFIQDPNHNYTWANSYFVENGSYLKLKQLQIGYNLPANILQKVKMKNARLYVMGYNLFCLTKYNGIDPELGGAVTTRGIDVPYRYPNSRIYSLGLDITF
- a CDS encoding IPT/TIG domain-containing protein, encoding MKKFFVVVSLLGILSCSKSGDDADPGGNPNPNPDPGGGNNSELTITTITPNSAERVPVTINGTGFHTTANQNLVHISGLPATVTKATATSLEITLPDNLAAGDHDVMITTKGKQVTKVKGFHLIGWIVSNFVGSGASGNADGAGNVASFQQMVGLTTDAAGNFYLSDLNRIRKITPQGVVSTFAGSVSGHADGTGANARFSLPASIAIDNAGNLYVADRFNHMIRKITPAQEVTTIAGTGELGNVNGAGNIAKFSMPYGIAVNPAGTHLFVGDEGNDAIRKIDLATNIVTTVAGNGTSTRKDDVGILAGIPSPGNLAFDADGNLIITEKGAGMIRKMAPDGRVTTLGGFDPRQDVNIQPTHLSFDSEKNIYVVFSGGREIKKYTPAGASSFFAGAWMGPDLEDGAASVIQFKRPEGIVVKEDGQGNKTIYVVDQLRKKIKKITKQ
- a CDS encoding porin family protein, which gives rise to MKKIFALILLASAAYSVTAQETTTPTKTRVRFGVKAGVNSSSFNWKHEGLEVSGVQSFYAGGIAVFPVSKNFNIQSELIYSGEGAKVAGTKMELNYVRLPLLFQYQHISGLHVEAGLQPGFMITNKATNVETKEEMDTKDQLTKIGTTVAFGFGYRMKNGLGIDFRYAKGIDNPFGSADAKLVVASGGLSFIF
- a CDS encoding M1 family metallopeptidase; translated protein: MNLVTRLFAGACLSAISLGAVAQTNSVYDQHETFAPLFYPAFGDEVRAADGTPGPRYWQNRADYKIEATLDDQAHGVSGNVVITYTNNSPQNLSFVWLQLDQNIYSQESRGVAATATTGGRWANRKAFDGGYNIASVTLIQDGKETPASYTVTDTRMQIRLPKELKAKGGAVQFRIHYAFPVPEYGTDRMGRQESKNGWIYEIAQWFPRLCVYDNVNGWNTLPYLGQGEFYLEYGDINYSITAPAGHVVVGSGELLNPKEVLTAEQQKRWNDASNSDKTVMLRTAAEAGSAKSATGKPLTWKFKCTNTRDVAWAASKAFIWDAAKINLPGGKKSLAMSVYPVESDGNNAWGRSTEYVKGCIEFYSKYLYPYTYPMAVNVAGIVGGMEYPGIVFCSSRATRNGLWGVTNHEFGHNWFPMIVGSDERRFPWMDEGFNTFINGLADADFNNGEYNGNRAINPEMAASSFFGDRAEAILTVPDVTQQYNLGTVAYYKPGFGLKLLRENILGKERFDSAFRYYVHQWAFKHPTPWDFFHCIENAAGENLEWFWRGWFMNKWKIDLAVTDVAAIQNDPSKGSSITIATLEKLPMPVTIEVKEANGKTGRITLPVEVWQHGAVWKFNYASTDKVVSVVVDPDKTIPDVNLKNNTWTAP
- a CDS encoding RagB/SusD family nutrient uptake outer membrane protein; this translates as MFKKLLIIAACSLSLAACKKDPDNVSLRGAYSSGEFPKNINDLLGVLGAGYAQWRAEHLAGFNLMTKVQACSEHAADLAYGGDLSWTELAANELSVSNTYANGLWAQLYVGVKTMNAFLDRADFYEQKYMVASEQQMVNYMRGEAYFLRAWYYFNLECFFGEAYVGANGANDDKLGVPIYTSIPTNVAETQQPRKKAREVWNFIIEDLKKSAELLKGAQWTGTMRGRATEWSAKALLGKAYVFTQDWPNAKTTLLDVIQNSGKSLMPFSKYKEAFNDKPENEFNEESLFEINIDRTPANYGIFADFPPNKNLTSSQGLLWSPSCLGDDGIEGGPNNNLGYCNQFVHDKNLRRFGFDLPIYNLVENPAYVPPTNTLTNQKYILDPAYRAASEAMRTNKTVDPRLYVCALQPWVDNVKNNDIVKPVGKCVGIGGGIQQYFHGWSFKKFTTMDNNLWAKSNAADGANYYLLRLADIFLLYAEACINSGEAETGREYINKVHRRAYGVANYNAPSPYDYATLTSATMANDPNLANNPLRYERYAELFAEGHWWFDVCRWRIGKAEATYYGIYLPAGAPIPWSDDRSYAFPIPSDEINTNTNIGNQNGGY